The following coding sequences are from one Papilio machaon chromosome 8, ilPapMach1.1, whole genome shotgun sequence window:
- the LOC106720594 gene encoding axoneme-associated protein mst101(2)-like, translating to MDGDIGTVHGIRNVSYILENEKRTFKSIHFNRNKCKYREKRRSPMNEANENTDYITTTDRFSESPDIDRKANITSQEYTKCSRRKRRLRKTSVDLKPLKRMMSSCSFVGKSKIKGISISPGNVTLINKIVSSDENVRSRGDNEVKVLYKRDFRRKENAKQIISPRRSRIQNIKTDNSQTSLFGFQRCIQRKRHLNYNLSVFYKLLQGDAKDHNVLRCKHYSFEDLELDKPKKKSSFVKSQNDAPAHYNLVNFTQHSSISNVYLLKPKYYKKLQCLRKNKSPFRSSNLDKRKSILKKDEDLNITDVQPLKTKNKEPNVDTEDNLTSKPLYKGITGVNICKPAARISNTCSPSKISTGRKSSKKSVELFDFLHVAMKYLLFIMTLIIWFPCILVLGLGWLISYPCRPHKESGSSKCTRTKRRKSIKKKKKKKKDKPPQKTKKEKKCNKFENKKKDKASIKKKTPAISNSKKRKGIAKKCPKTCSDCTQYTVTPTGFFVPESTTTVAMFPNEEIGSCIGKKRQKNVSFKQPCGRTSETYLKINKNKVCSGCRDKNEQSIDICGDTNQEEQDLDQKSDLNSQCQAIVVKSCKGKRNRRNVEVCVPKSLSKLIQSALRGTCSTTNQFANVRKLPKIKSCNSTAAACLAFKKKRKCLSRQSKYIMRNLKKNLEASRSSVTRCLPSPCPGGCASKQAAGGGDSKKRKKIKHSRKQRKSRKPKTVMKFLPPPPPKSCSVGSNISFLQPTPKTKSLPRLRRCNRMTCDRQPLKVVSVSKMYAPVRPEVRTISSNTMMLQTSSFFKSLKNKCSKKREKRISIKKFITGPCPKNRHVCSNTRLQKPKKKPRKSTTVVKFFPVPRQRLVHSSVNTRKLKLPSCKKVKSKSSSACLSSSNKVINFSPEPCSSTIACSTCEIILPIEPLQKQPKQQNKKKTAPPKDDCNAVGLMLEGRKSYDKRHSQEMLAKKPARVCKFFPAPRYSTRTLAVGACIKNEIKLPTKSSKSTSFPQKTLFRSLSVTTGTNTCSAAPTQIIKFIKTHKSIMHRGTVPQKLKGDIFSKTDLNLKKHAEKSKNLKKPVKRGTKPGTHPCIPRTKHGTTPGKKPGTKQGMNESHEGESLKKHSTGFSTRPVRTRSRKVMLQTAYPIIRFQPRSQAVTCTRGVNTRKTEWCFISGYRRFQQKRKIRKAANEQRKILICKKSAKSPGTSQSFWSSPRSLTGSPTPSSSRSALQAKQRAERAKQLAKEQLEKAKGKSKAETLAKQKRKERAKEIAKQKAKQRAEAQAKQKAKRRALAATGAKNKERDKAQQAKQKAKERAKALAKQKAKNRAKALKVRDKKRKAKTKKKGKKAFKKNAGKVFKKLTPPADNLCSD from the exons ATGGATGGGGATATAGGAACGGTACACGGTATACGGAATGTTAGCTATATCCTTGAAAATGAGAAGAGGACTTTTAAGTCAATCCATTTCAATCGTAATAAATGCAAGTATCGAGAGAAGAGACGAAGTCCGATGAATGAAGCTAATGAAAATACAGATTATATTACCACGACCGATCGGTTTTCTGAATCTCCAGATATTGACAGAAAAGCAAACATTACATCACAAGAATACACAA AATGTTCGCGGCGCAAAAGACGTTTACGAAAGACATCTGTCGATTTAAAACCTTTGAAAAGGATGATGTCATCATGCAGTTTTGTcggtaaaagtaaaattaaaggaaTCTCTATTAGCCCTGGCAATGTTACTTTGATAAACAAAATCGTATCAAGTGATGAGAATGTGAGGAGTCGAGGCGATAATGAAGTTAAAGTATTGTACAAGCGAGATTTCAGACGAAAAGAAAATGCCAAACAGATTATCTCACCAAGAAGATCccgtatacaaaatataaagactGACAATAGTCAGACAAGTTTATTTGGTTTCCAACGCTGTATCCAACGAAAACGTcatttaaactataatttaagtGTGTTTTATAAGCTTTTACAAGGTGATGCAAAAGACCATAATGTGTTACGATGTAAACATTACTCTTTCGAAGATTTAGAGTTAGATAAACCAAAGAAGAAATCGTCTTTCGTAAAATCTCAGAATGACGCTCCTGCTCATTACAATTTAGTAAATTTCACTCAGCACAGTAGCATATCAAACGTGTATCTGCTGAaaccaaaatattataagaaattacaATGTTTGCGAAAAAACAAATCTCCCTTCCGTTCTTCAAACCTTGATAAGAGAAAATCTATTTTGAAAAAGGACGAAGATCTCAATATCACAGATGTTCAAccattaaaaactaaaaataaagaacCCAATGTAGATACTGAAGATAACTTGACTTCTAAGCCTCTTTACAAGGGAATAACAGGTGTCAATATTTGCAAACCTGCTGCAAGGATAAGCAATACATGTTCACCATCCAAAATTAGCACTGGCCGAAAAAGCTCAAAAAAATCTGTTGAGCTGTTTGATTTTTTGCACGTGGCAatgaaatatcttctttttaTCATGACTTTAATCATATGGTTTCCTTGCATCTTAGTTTTAGGTCTTGGATGGTTAATTTCTTATCCTTGCCGACCTCATAAGGAATCAGGTAGTTCAAAGTGCACAAGAACAAAGAGAAGAAAGAGTAtcaagaagaaaaagaagaaaaagaaagataaaCCTCCTCAGAAgactaaaaaagaaaaaaaatgtaacaaattcgAGAATAAGAAGAAAGACAAAGCATCAATTAAGAAAAAGACACCAGCAATTTCGAATTCAAAAAAAAGGAAAGGCATAGCTAAAAAATGTCCAAAAACTTGCTCGGATTGCACACAATATACTGTTACGCCTACCGGATTCTTTGTTCCTGAAAGTACAACAACTGTAGCGATGTTTCCTAATGAAGAAATCGGATCGTGTATAGGAaagaaaagacaaaaaaatgtgagcTTTAAACAACCTTGTGGAAGGACAAgtgaaacttatttaaaaataaacaaaaataaagtctGTAGTGGATGTCGGGATAAAAACGAACAATCGATTGACATCTGTGGAGATACAAACCAAGAGGAACAAGATTTGGATCAGAAATCAGATTTAAATAGTCAATGTCAAGCAATTGTAGTCAAAAGTTGTAAAGGTAAACGAAATCGAAGAAATGTTGAGGTTTGTGTACCGAAatctttatcaaaattaatccAATCAGCTCTCCGCGGAACATGCTCGACAACAAATCAATTTGCGAATGTTCGTAAATTacctaaaattaaaagttgcaATAGCACAGCGGCGGCATGTCTTGCGTTcaagaaaaaaaggaaatgcTTAAGTCGACAGTCCAAATACATTATGcgcaatttgaaaaaaaatctagaagcGTCCCGATCATCAGTCACAAGATGTCTGCCATCTCCATGTCCAGGTGGCTGTGCTTCTAAACAGGCCGCCGGTGGAGGCGACAGCAAAAAACgcaagaaaattaaacattcgagaaaacaaagaaaaagcCGAAAGCCAAAAACTGTTATGAAATTCCTACCACCGCCGCCTCCCAAGAGTTGTTCTGTAGGcagtaatatttcttttcttcaaCCTACCCCAAAAACAAAATCACTTCCCCGTTTAAGACGTTGCAATCGCATGACTTGCGATAGACAACCATTAAAAGTTGTGTCAGTAAGCAAGATGTATGCGCCTGTTCGTCCTGAAGTACGTACAATATCAAGTAATACCATGATGTTACAAACttctagtttttttaagtcgcTAAAAAACAAGTGTTCTAAGAAACGTGAGAAAcgtatttctattaaaaaatttatcacAGGGCCTTGTCCAAAAAATCGTCACGTCTGTAGTAATACTAGATTAcaaaaacctaaaaaaaaacctcGGAAGTCTACTACTGTTGTGAAATTTTTTCCTGTGCCACGTCAGCGTTTAGTTCATTCATCTGTTAACACAAGAAAACTAAAGTTACCTTCATGCAAAAAAGTTAAATCTAAATCTAGCTCGGCTTGTTTATCATCatcaaataaagtaataaatttttcccCTGAACCCTGCTCAAGCACTATAGCCTGTAGTACTTGTGAAATCATATTACCTATAGAGCCATTACAAAAGCAGccaaaacaacaaaacaaaaagaagACTGCACCTCCAAAAGACGATTGCAACGCCGTAGGCTTAATGTTAGAAGGCCGAAAATCTTATGATAAAAGACATTCACAGGAAATGTTAGCAAAAAAACCCGCCCGAGTTTGTAAGTTTTTCCCAGCCCCACGATATAGTACTCGGACTTTAGCAGTTGGAGCTTGcattaaaaacgaaataaaattacctaCCAAGTCTAGTAAGTCGACGTCTTTTCCACAAAAGACATTATTTAGGTCTCTTTCCGTTACAACAGGTACAAACACATGTAGTGCCGCTCCAacacaaattattaagtttataaaaacacataagTCTATAATGCATCGCGGTACAGTGCCCCAAAAATTGAAGGGAgacatattttcaaaaactgatcttaatctaaaaaaacatGCAGAAAAATCAAAGAATCTAAAAAAACCTGTCAAACGTGGTACTAAACCAGGAACACATCCCTGTATACCAAGAACGAAACACGGTACAACACCAGGAAAGAAACCTGGTACTAAACAAGGCATGAATGAAAGTCACGAAGGCGAAagcttaaaaaaacatagtactGGATTTAGTACAAGACCCGTTCGGACAAGATCCAGAAAAGTAATGTTACAAACCGCCTATCCAATCATCAGGTTTCAACCAAGGTCGCAAGCTGTGACTTGTACCCGTGGAGTTAACACAAGAAAAACGGAATGGTGTTTCATAAGTGGATACCGTAGGTTCCaacaaaaaaggaaaatacgTAAGGCAGCTAATGAGCAGCGCAAAATCTTGATTTGTAAGAAATCAGCTAAAAGTCCTGGAACGTCTCAATCTTTTTGGAGTTCACCTCGAAGTTTAACTGGTAGTCCAACACCCAGCTCGTCCCGAAGTGCATTGCAGGCTAAGCAACGTGCGGAACGGGCAAAGCAACTAGCCAAAGAACAACTAGAAAAAGCTAAAGGTAAAAGTAAGGCTGAGACATTGgctaaacaaaaaagaaaagaacgAGCTAAGGAAATTGCTAAGCAAAAAGCTAAACAACGTGCAGAGGCACAAGCCAAACAGAAAGCTAAACGACGAGCTTTAGCAGCCACTGGCGCAAAAAATAAAGAGCGAGATAAGGCACAACAGGCTAAACAAAAAGCGAAAGAACGTGCTAAGGCATTAGCTAAGCAAAAAGCTAAAAATCGAGCTAAGGCATTGAAAGTTCGAGATAAAAAACGTAAGgcaaaaactaaaaagaaaggaaaaaaggcctttaaaaaaaacgctgGAAAAGTTTTCAAGAAACTAACACCACCGGCTGATAAC CTATGTAGTGACTAG
- the LOC106720593 gene encoding uncharacterized protein LOC106720593: protein MDGDTGKLRGLHNVKYNVEHERGSFAGIRFNRNKSNNREKKKQNLSRESEDTNNITTSDLSYVSVNIDKKSSIESKQYTKCARRREFSGKMSIDFKPLKSMLSSFSFVGKDKIKEITSYDSHNEVVVNEHEKHDLNLKHRVNNEVKVLYERDINDEENEQNISRRKSAIKSRRTKNSQISLFGFQRCIRRKRQLNYNLNVFYKFLQSDAKRDKCLCCKHYSFEDVNPEKPKKKSSFVKSQSDNPAVPNLLKVTERTTVSNIYLLKPKDAKKNDSLKKNEIPCSCLDLDKRVSILKKGDGFDNVNVQTLKTKSKEKNIATADHLKTRTFSGGPTAVNVCEPTRICKKWIKVEPNVSDSCKQSKSPDLFVLFCSAMKYFLFITIVIIWLPCILVLGLVWLITYPFRPHQDPKSETKKKTTKKPPQKPTKKTTAIKCAYCKNKKKCYALFRKNKSTSCITNKKKMKGTNCQKKCSRCTQYTTTTKLRLPESATTIAVLPCEGATSSYVGKKRHKSVSFKRSSRNRGTEIFSNASKSKQTTCSGCWKKKINTQKSVIHSLDKNQAKQDTKQKPKSNYKCQEIVIKSCQGIKRQNQKVEVCAPKSLSKALQTALSGVCSDNNEFASISKLPKNKSCNNLDNRCVKCTKKRKFSNRWCSTTTPTKHMAVSTTSVIQCVSLPGPGGCAYTQATNIQAAKGDKCEKNRTTVIKFFPPPRCKTNTIGSGINIRVCNTSKSTLAPFSSCCNRSICGKKSFKIISVNKLFPPLRPCLRTTSSNTIKPKTSLFSKSKERKEDDLVGAKEKMVKKVDKQKEKNAKKSGKEDGKNVKKHKKEEKKDIKKRDKEKDKNVNKREKEEKKIIKKPEKEREKSVKKSEKEWKKVKSPDKEKEKSVKKREKEEKKAKNPGKKSEKEQKKVNKPSKEKGKPVKKSEKEKKKVINPGKEKGNLGKKSAKEEKRVNISGKEMQKNVKKYDKPFYVKKYFPAPTPIVRHMSTNTDVEISTENHNTESPKSNTVVKYIPPPYKRSVTSGVNTSKPKSPSTGKFKSKSSSACFTAATKIIKYLPKPRSSSVGSITTEIKLPLKPLKKQKPKKKIPPEKKKPVSKPPGLLLQDRKSFARRRSQEMIADKPVHIYKFFPSPIRCTRSISIGARLQDEVKIPHKSSKSTTFPQKPLFRSLTTTMATNTCSVGPTTIFKYIKSKKSFITRGTAPQKFKENKVSKSDTSTKKGVDKTSTKEKKPGKPKRKNKKKLPSRVRFFLRGKSIGKRSTGSNTKRIYTKSREVMLKPSGPLVRLLLPKKPLTTTRGDNPRKEKFCFMREVCGFPKKQICKYRKTSVIIPKRIVIYKRPDQIPESSRSSRSAPSSTTSSSRSKKQVKEGKKQAEKNKKQAEEEKKQAKEKKKQAKEKKKQATEKKKQATEKKKQATEKKKQAKDRARQRADSVKQRVKEKAKEKDKDRATAIAIKDKKARANEQAKQRAEKRAEAIAKQKAEFRAQDLKAQEEMKRLQRKNREKKKY from the exons ATGGACGGGGATACTGGGAAATTACGCGGTTTACATAACGTCAAATATAATGTTGAACATGAAAGAGGAAGTTTTGCCGGAATCCGTTTTAATCGTAATAAATCGAATAATCGAGAGAAGAAGAAACAAAATCTTAGCAGAGAGTCTGAAGATACAAACAACATTACAACAAGTGATTTGTCTTATGTCTCTGTAAACATTGACAAAAAATCAAGCATTGAATCAAAACAATACACAA AATGTGCACGACGGAGAGAATTTTCTGGAAAGATGTCTATTGATTTTAAGCCTTTAAAAAGTATGTTGTCATCGTTTAGTTTTGTGggcaaagataaaataaaagaaataacatcgTATGATTCCCATAACGAAGTTGTGGTGAACGAACACGAAAaacatgatttaaatttaaaacatcgaGTTAATAACGAAGTTAAAGTACTATACGAGCGAGACATTAACGACGAAGAGAACGAACAGAATATTTCACGGAGAAAATCTGCTATTAAAAGTAGACGCACTAAAAATAGTCAGATAAGTTTATTTGGTTTCCAACGTTGTATCCGACGAAAACGAcaattaaactataatttaaatgtattttataagttcTTACAAAGTGATGCAAAACGCGACAAATGTTTATGTTGTAAACATTACTCCTTTGAAGATGTTAATCCAGAAAAACCTAAAAAGAAATCGTCTTTTGTTAAATCTCAGAGTGACAACCCTGCTGTACCTAATTTGCTTAAAGTAACTGAGCGCACCACTGTGTCTAACATATACCTATTGAAGCCAAAAGAtgctaaaaaaaatgacagtttaaaaaaaaatgaaattcccTGCAGTTGCTTGGACCTAGATAAACGTGTGTCTATTTTGAAAAAGGGCGATGGTTTCGATAACGTCAATGTGCAgacattaaaaactaaaagtaaagaaaaaaatattgctaccGCTGATCACTTGAAGACAAGAACATTTTCGGGAGGACCGACTGCTGTCAATGTTTGTGAACCCACAAGGATATGTAAGAAATGGATAAAAGTTGAACCCAACGTCAGTGATAGCTGCAAACAATCTAAATCGCCTGacctatttgttttgttttgttctgcaatgaaatattttctttttattacgaTTGTTATTATATGGTTACCTTGCATTTTAGTTCTCGGCCTTGTATGGTTAATTACTTATCCCTTCCGACCTCATCAGGACCCAAAGAgtgaaacaaaaaagaaaacaactaAGAAGCCTCCTCAAAAACCtactaaaaaaacaacagcAATAAAGTGCGCCTACTGTAAGAATAAAAAGAAGTGCTATGCATTattcagaaaaaataaatcgacTTCTTGTATAacgaataaaaagaaaatgaaaggtACAAATTGTCAGAAAAAGTGCTCAAGGTGTACACAATACACGACAACAACTAAATTGCGTCTTCCTGAGAGTGCCACAACTATAGCGGTGTTACCATGCGAAGGAGCCACGTCATCTTATGTTGGAAAGAAAAGACACAAAAGTGTGTCATTTAAACGATCTAGTAGAAACAGAGGTACAGAAATCTTTTCAAATGcaagtaaaagtaaacaaacgaCCTGCAGTGGGTGttggaagaaaaaaattaatactcaAAAATCGGTCATCCACAGTTTAGATAAAAATCAAGCTAAACAAGATACGAAGCAAAAACCAAAGTCGAATTATAAATGTCAAGAAATTGTAATCAAAAGTTGTCAAGGGATTAAAAGGCAGAATCAGAAAGTTGAAGTTTGTGCGCCAAAATCTTTATCTAAAGCACTCCAGACGGCTTTAAGTGGGGTATGTTCAGATAATAATGAATTTGCAAGTATTTCTAAATTACCTAAGAATAAAAGTTGTAACAATCTCGACAATAGATGCGTTAAGTgcacaaaaaaaaggaaattctCCAATCGCTGGTGTTCAACCACCACACCTACTAAACATATGGCAGTGTCTACGACGTCTGTAATTCAATGTGTATCTTTGCCTGGTCCCGGTGGTTGTGCGTACACTCAAGCTACAAACATACAGGCCGCTAAAGGagataaatgtgaaaaaaatagGACAACTGTGATAAAATTCTTTCCGCCACCGCGTTGTAAGACAAATACTATAGGCAGTGGCATCAATATACGTGTATGTAATACTTCTAAATCTACGCTGGCTCCTTTTTCATCGTGTTGTAATCGTTCTATCTGCggtaaaaaatcatttaaaataatttctgtgAACAAGTTGTTTCCACCCCTTCGGCCGTGTTTACGAACGACATCAAGTAATACCATAAAACCCAAAACttctttgttttctaaatCAAAAGAACGAAAAGAAGACGACTTGGTGGGAGCAAAAGAGAAAATGGTTAAGAAAGTtgataaacaaaaagaaaagaatgcCAAAAAAAGTGGAAAAGAAGATGGGAAGAACGTTAAGAAACAtaagaaagaagaaaagaagGACATTAAAAAACGTGACAAAGAAAAAGACAAGAACGTGAATAAACGcgaaaaagaagaaaagaagATAATCAAGAAACCTGagaaagaaagagagaagTCAGTTAAGAAAAGTGAGAAAGAATGGAAGAAGGTTAAAAGTCCtgacaaagaaaaagaaaagtcAGTTAAGAAACGTGAGAAAGAAGAGAAGAAGGCTAAAAATCCTGGCAAAAAAAGTGAGAAAGAACAGAAGAAAGTTAACAAGCCTAGCAAAGAAAAAGGGAAACCCGTTAAGAAAAGTGagaaagaaaagaagaaaGTTATAAATCCTGGCAAAGAAAAAGGGAATCTTGGTAAGAAAAGTGCGAAAGAAGAGAAGAGAGTTAACATTTCTGGCAAAGAAATGCAGAAGAACGTTAAGAAATATGATAAACctttttatgtgaaaaaatattttccagcACCTACTCCGATCGTAAGACATATGTCTACCAACACTGATGTTGAGATATCTACAGAAAATCATAATACTGAATCTCCAAAATCCAATACTGTCGTAAAATATATTCCGCCGCCTTACAAGCGTTCAGTAACTTCAGGTGTCAATACAAGTAAGCCAAAATCTCCATCAACAGGCAAATTCAAATCTAAATCTAGCTCTGCATGCTTCACGGCagcaactaaaataataaagtatctTCCAAAACCCCGCTCGAGTTCTGTTGGAAGTATTACAACTGAAATCAAATTACCTTTAAAACcattaaagaaacaaaagccaaaaaagaaaattccCCCTGAAAAAAAGAAACCTGTTAGTAAACCACCCGGCCTGTTGTTACAAGACCGTAAGTCTTTTGCTAGAAGACGTTCACAGGAAATGATAGCGGACAAACCCGTCCATATCTATAAATTTTTTCCAAGTCCGATACGTTGTACTCGGTCAATATCGATTGGTGCTCGTCTACAGGATGAAGTAAAAATACCTCACAAATCAAGCAAATCTACTACTTTTCCACAAAAACCACTTTTTCGATCTCTTACGACTACAATGGCTACTAATACATGTAGCGTCGGTCCTACgacaattttcaaatatattaaaagtaaaaagtctTTTATAACTCGCGGCACTGCTCCGCAAaaatttaaggaaaataaagttTCGAAATCAGATACAAGTACAAAAAAAGGTGTGGATAAAACGAGTACAAAAGAAAAGAAGCCTGGGAAACCTAagcgaaaaaataaaaagaaactacCTAGTAGagtcagattttttttaagaggtAAAAGTATAGGAAAACGTAGTACTGGCAGCAATACAAAACGTATTTACACAAAATCTAGAGAAGTTATGTTAAAGCCGTCTGGTCCACTCGTTAGGCTTCTTCTACCTAAAAAACCTTTGACAACTACACGTGGAGACAATCcgagaaaagaaaaattttgttttatgaggGAAGTCTGTGGCTTTcctaaaaaacaaatatgtaaatatcgCAAGACTTCTGTAATAATACCCAAAAGAATCGTAATATATAAGAGGCCAGATCAAATTCCTGAATCGTCTCGATCATCTCGGTCAGCACCAAGTTCCACGACCAGCTCTTCTAGAAGTAAAAAACAAGTTAAGGAGGGTAAGAAGCAAGCTGAGAAGAATAAGAAGCAAGCTGAGGAGGAAAAGAAGCAAGCTAAGGAGAAAAAGAAGCAAGCTAAGGAGAAAAAGAAGCAAGCTACGGAGAAAAAGAAGCAAGCTACGGAGAAAAAGAAGCAAGCTACGGAGAAAAAGAAGCAAGCTAAGGACCGAGCTAGACAAAGAGCGGATAGTGTTAAACAACGAGTTAAGGAAAAAGCGAAGGAAAAAGATAAGGATCGAGCTACGGCAATAGCcatcaaagataaaaaagctCGAGCTAATGAACAGGCTAAACAAAGAGCAGAAAAACGTGCTGAGGCAATAGCTAAACAAAAAGCTGAATTTCGAGCTCAGGACCTTAAAGCTCAAGAAGAAATGAAAAGATTGCAAAGGAAGAACCGTGAAAAG aaaaagtattaa